A region of the Elusimicrobia bacterium HGW-Elusimicrobia-1 genome:
ATCCATATTCGTAAAATCCACGTGGTCGGTCAGGGCTACGGCGTCATATCCCGCCGACACGGCGCGCGACACCAGTTCCGAAGGTAGCAATGCTCCGTCGGAAAAAAACGAATGTGTGTGCAGGTCTATGTACATTGTCGAATATTTACCCCCGGACGGACTTGAACCGCCAACCTTCTCCTTAGGACGGAGCAGCTCTATCCAGTTGAGCTACGGGGGCTTGATGAGATGCCGCAGCGGTTTTTCGTCGCGCCGGCTTAATACTTTATCAACGATTCCACGCGATAACCTTCAAGTTTTTCGCGGGGTTTTAAAAATGTCAACTCGATTAAAAATCCGAGTCCCTCGACCTTGCCGCCGATTTTTTCTAACAGGGAACAGACGGCGCGCGCGGTGCCGCCCGTGGCAAGGACATCGTCGACGATAAGAATTTTTTCGCCCGGAGACACGGCGTCGGCGTGCACTTCCAGAGTGTCCGTGCCGTATTCAAGTTGGTACTCCTGACTTATCGTCTTATAAGGCAGTTTGCCTTTTTTCCTTATCGGAATAAATCCCGCGCCGAGTTCGGCCGCGACTGCCGCACCGAAGATAAAACCGCGCGACTCCATCGAAGCAACCTTGGTTATTTTCTTTCCGCGCCATTCCTCCGCGAGAGCGGTGAGCGTATTTTTAAGCGCGGCCGGATTTGCCAGAAGGGGCGTGATGTCCTTAAAAACTATGCCCTGCTTGGGAAAATCCGGAATGTCTCTGATGTAATCCTCAAATTTAAATTGCGCCATTTTTTCTCCATTGCCTGAAATCATCCGGGCGGTAACGACGACACCGGAGTTTTTTTGAATTTGATTCTTTTGATGGCCGACTTCATTCTCTTGTCGGCGCGGTCGAGTATCTGTCTTACTCTTTCCTTCGAGACCTTTATTTTGTCGGCAATCTGACCCAAAGTATGGCTTCTCCCGCCGTAAAGGCCGTATCTTAACGTCACTATCTTTCTATCGCGCGGCTCCAAAACTTCAAGGGCTTCCTCCAGATTGGCGTTTGCGTCCAATCCTTCCAGATAATTCTTCGACTCATTTTCGGGGGAAGCGAGGGTATCTCCGAGGGACACGCTTTCATCCTCGTCTATGGGAGCGTCGAAAGAGGTCTGCTGACGGCTCATATCCAGAGCAGAAAGAATTTTTTTGACTTCGGCCTGATTTACCTTAAGCGCCTTGCCTATCTCTTTTAAGCTCGGGCGGCGGCCATATTTCAGATTCAGTTTTTCCCACTGCTTCAGCCATTTTTTTATTTTATGCCAGATGTGCGGCGGGATTCTTATTGTGCGTCGCTGTTCCTCGGCGGCGCGCCCTACGGCCTGCTCAATCCAGTAAGTGGCGTACGTGGAGAATTTCACCCTCTTGCCTATCTTGTACTTTTCCACGGCGTGCATCAAACCAAGATTACCCTCTTCGATGACGTCAAGTATGTCCATCCCCGCCGCGCCGTAATAACGCTTTGCGATGGGAATGACGAGTTTCAGATAAGCCAGCGTCAGTTTCCGTCGGGCGAGGGCGTCGCCCTTCTTTATCCGGCTCCATAATTTTCTTTCTTCCTCCGGTTTAAGATGAGGAATCCCGGCAATTTTTTGGATATAGAGACGAAAAGGATCTATCATGACCATTATCGGAGCGGAACGCTCCTCAACCCTGCCGCATTTTTATTTCAAAACTTTCCGCGCGTTTTTCCGACGGAGACAAAGGCGATGTCGACACTTTTTTGACTACGGCGCCGGCCGGCCCTGCTGCAAGCGCTTCAAGAAAATTCTCCATCCGTAAGGTTTCCCCTTCTGCTTCACCTTCCAGGCTTCCGTCGGAGCTGTTGGCGGTCCATCCCGATATTCCCAAACGCTCCGCCGTATCGCGCAGGAAATATCTGAAACCCACGCCCTGAACCATTCCTGCGACCTTAAACGACAAACGACTTACAGCCATATTATACTCGCGCCAAAATAGAAGTTGTCGAAAAAACCGCTGTAGCGCGTAAAATCAGTCAGGAAAAGATCCAAAGAAACATCGGGCGAAAGGAGAAAACGCCAGCCGATATTCTGGGACGAATCCGAATCGTCGAAATCGTATATAAATCTGTGTCCGGCCCGCGTCCGGTGCAACGTAAAAAACAACTTCGTTTTGTTGCCGGGATCGTCTCGGTATCTTACCATAATTCCGCCCGAGAGCGTAATGTCGTAGAACTCAGGGAAATAACGTTCCAGAACCCAGTATACGACCGAACGTCGGTGCCCCAGCGCAAAATCGAATCCGTAATCCCGCTCGTCGAAAAGCCGCACTTTGGACACAAAAGATATCTCGTCGGCTTTGCGGCCCAGATTTTCGGAATCGAACGCCGTGAAAGGCGTTATATTCCGCAGATTAAAATGGACTCCCGTCTCTATGCCGTCGGTAATGCCCCAGAGAACTCCGACATTAAACTTGTTGATGCCCAGCGAAATCTTTTTCTTGCTAAGAATATCCGCATTCGGATTTATTATTCCGCCGGTGTATCCTCTAAGCGACTGAAACCGTCCGAAATATTCGTAGTTTTCCACGGCCCGCGCCGTCACGGCGCAAAAAAAAAGAAGCAGTATCGTGGCCGCTTTCATCGTTTAGAATACCGGTCCGTCGGTCATTTCCGCTTCAACGGCGGGCGCATGGCCACCGGCAGAACAAAATTTCGGGGCGAGTGGATTCGAACCACCGGCCTCTCGCACCCCAAGCGAGTGCGCTAACCAGCTGCGCTACGCCCCGATTTCACGTTCGACTATATAAATTTTCGTTTTTCCGTCGAGAAACCCGCCGCAGGCCATTTCTTTATGACGCTTTCCGGAACCTCGTGAAACGTTAAAAAAACACCGCGTTTTGACGCTGCCATCAGATAATCATCAGACAGGCCATCAAAACGAGCGCGCTAACCAATTTGCGCCTGCCGCCCGACCGCA
Encoded here:
- a CDS encoding adenine phosphoribosyltransferase produces the protein MAQFKFEDYIRDIPDFPKQGIVFKDITPLLANPAALKNTLTALAEEWRGKKITKVASMESRGFIFGAAVAAELGAGFIPIRKKGKLPYKTISQEYQLEYGTDTLEVHADAVSPGEKILIVDDVLATGGTARAVCSLLEKIGGKVEGLGFLIELTFLKPREKLEGYRVESLIKY
- a CDS encoding RNA polymerase subunit sigma, giving the protein MVMIDPFRLYIQKIAGIPHLKPEEERKLWSRIKKGDALARRKLTLAYLKLVIPIAKRYYGAAGMDILDVIEEGNLGLMHAVEKYKIGKRVKFSTYATYWIEQAVGRAAEEQRRTIRIPPHIWHKIKKWLKQWEKLNLKYGRRPSLKEIGKALKVNQAEVKKILSALDMSRQQTSFDAPIDEDESVSLGDTLASPENESKNYLEGLDANANLEEALEVLEPRDRKIVTLRYGLYGGRSHTLGQIADKIKVSKERVRQILDRADKRMKSAIKRIKFKKTPVSSLPPG
- a CDS encoding acylphosphatase, which codes for MAVSRLSFKVAGMVQGVGFRYFLRDTAERLGISGWTANSSDGSLEGEAEGETLRMENFLEALAAGPAGAVVKKVSTSPLSPSEKRAESFEIKMRQG